Proteins encoded by one window of Xiphophorus couchianus chromosome 13, X_couchianus-1.0, whole genome shotgun sequence:
- the LOC114155772 gene encoding gastrula zinc finger protein XlCGF57.1-like: MSSVQLEREFIDEQLTAVEETLTEIKEIVVKEEEMDDQHRLLDVSRTTQTLSHGKDDLQDYVWKEEQQLCKQESDSSFDQEEPEPLQIKEEQQEPVHSWIKEEVLEICIGEHGGQLELKQETEDTFLLTPSHKENDHIEPEPMRDQIISEDFSDTENHDQEGDHQKDSGSKQDKVPKPNNRCQKTIKRKNCANSKPERHGNLCSCKLCGDFLPQNSNLAEHLDYHTSEKRFPCATCGKSYINKGHLTVHMRIHTGERPFKCLSCEKSFTTKPFLEAHVRVHTGEKPFSCTICGKCFTQKGNLTTHMRLHTDERPFSCDACEKTFKRKDSLNEHMRVHTGKKPFVCKTCGKHFNRQYLLMVHTRIHTGDKPFKCLSCGKRFTTKPVLDAHVRIHTGEKPFSCMICGKDFTDKGHLTNHIKCHTDERPFPCNTCGKTFRSKHSLKEHIRIHTGEKPFLCVTCGKRFNQKNQLKVHIRSHTGEKPFLCVTCGKGFNQKHQLIVHTRSHTGEKPFVCVICGNAFSDGSSLKAHFMTHTNEKPFQFVTCGKSLINKSQLTVNMRTYKEERLFKCLFCGKTFTRKSVFDEHVRIHTGEKPFTCMVCGKGFTQKGNLTSHMAHHTDERPFSCNLCEKTFKRKDSLNKHMRVHTDEKPQECT, translated from the exons atgtcttcagtccAGCTTGAACGAGAGTTTATCGACGAGCAGTTAACTGCTGTTGAGGAAACATTGACGGAGATTAAAGAAATAGTCGTtaaagaggaagagatggatgatcagCACCGACTGCTGGATGTCTCCCGGACAACTCAGACCCTTTCACACGGAAAAG ATGATCTACAGGATTATGTTTggaaagaggagcagcagctctgtaAGCAGGAGAGTGATTCCAGTTTTGAccaggaggaaccagaacctctgcagattaaagaagagcagcaggaaCCAGTGCATTCTTGGATTAAAGAGGAAGTATTGGAGATCTGCATAGGTGAGCATGGAGGGCAGCTTGAACTGAAGCAGGAGactgaagatacatttttgttgactccttcacacaaagaaaatgacCACATTGAACCAGAACCAATGAGAGACCAAATAATCTCTGAGGACTTCAGTGATACTGAGAACCATGATCAAGAAGGAGACCATCAGAAAGACTCGGGATCAAAGCAAGATAAAGTGCCGAAACCAAATAACAGATGTCAGAAAACCATAAAGCGTAAAAACTGTGCAAATTCAAAACCAGAAAGACATGGCAATTTGTGTTCTTGTAAGTTATGTGGTGATTTTTTACCTCAAAATAGTAACTTGGCTGAGCACTTGGATTATCACACAAGTGAGAAGCGTTTTCCATGCgcaacatgtggaaaaagttataTAAACAAAGGACATTTAactgttcacatgagaattcacacaggtgagagacCTTTCAAATGTCTATCTtgtgaaaaaagtttcacaacaaaaccttttcttGAGGCACATGTCAGAGtccacacaggtgagaagcctttctcttgcaCCATTTGTGGCAAATGTTTTACTCAAAAAGGTAATTTGACTACTCACATGAGGCTTCATACAGATGAAAGGCCTTTTTCCTGTGATGCCTGTGAAAAgactttcaaaagaaaagattcACTGAATGAACACATGAGGGTTCATACAGGTAAGAAGCCATTTGTGTGCAAGACATGTGGAAAACACTTTAATCGACAATATCTGTTGATGGTTCACACAAGAATTCATACTGGTGATAAGCCTTTCAAATGTCTGTCCTGTGGAAAACGCTTCACTACAAAACCTGTTCTTGACGCACATGtcagaattcacacaggtgagaaacctttctCTTGTATGATTTGTGGTAAAGATTTCACTGACAAAGGTCATTTGACCAATCACATAAAGTGTCACACAGATGAAAGGCCTTTTCCTTGTAATACTTgtggaaaaacattcagatcaAAACATTCATTGAAAGAACATATAAGAATTCACACCGGTGAGAAGCCCTTTCtgtgtgtgacctgtggaaaaaggtTTAATCAAAAAAATCAGTTAAAGGTTCACATAAGAAGTCATACAGGCGAGAAGccgtttctgtgtgtgacgtgTGGAAAAGGATTTAATCAAAAACACCAGTTAATTGTTCACACAAGAAGCCATACGGGTGAGAAGCCCTTTGTGTGCGTGATCTGTGGGAATGCATTCAGCGACGGCAGTAGCTTAAAAGCTCACTTCATGACTCACACAAATGAGAAACCTTTCCAATTTGTGACGTGTGGAAAAAGTTTGATTAATAAAAGTCAGTTAACGGTTAACATGAGAACTTACAAGGAAGAGAGGCTTTTCAAATGTCTGTTCTGTGGAAAAACCTTCacaagaaaatctgtttttgatgagcatgtcagaattcacacaggtgagaagcctttcacTTGTATGGTTTGTGGCAAGGGTTTTACTCAAAAAGGTAACTTGACTTCTCACATGGCACATCACACTGATGAAAGGCCTTTTTCCTGTAATTTGTGTGAAAAGACATTCAAAAGAAAAGattcattaaataaacacatgagAGTTCACACTGATGAGAAGCCACAAGAGTGCACTTAA
- the LOC114155771 gene encoding zinc finger protein 260-like: MFAVRMSSIKPERELSNEQETPAEETVTEFNGTVKKEEEINDWDRLQDLSRTALHRTDDLQNYIWKEEAPFDQELCKQETDSSLDQKELEPLQIKEEHQEPGYPWTKEEPLELCISKQEEQLELKQENEDTSIVSPTHEDKYHIKPEPIVDHVVSQDYNQTELQDCKGNPNKNSGSQQDEGLKQNKSHQKTMKRNNCVNNSKRKRDTKARTETSVYSCKICGEGFSESSNLSQHLKSHKGEKRFQCTCGKGFTKEGNLTAHMRIHTGEKPFSCNTCEKTFRLKHLLNKHMRIHSGVRPFKCLSCGKSFITKPAFAKHVRIHTGEKPFSCTICGKSFIDKGHLTNHLRTHTDEKPFPCNSCEKTFRSKYSLIEHMTVHTGVKPFSCETCGQGFIKKRQLMVHMGSHTGVNPYLCVICGKAFSHSGSLKTHFITHTNEEPFHCVTCGKRFISKTGLTRHMRIHTGENLFKCQFCGKGFTQKSFLDDHVRIHTGEKPFTCVICLKSFGRKVNLTDHMRSHTDEKVFSCNTCEKSYRSKPSLNKHMKIHTGEKPFLCHTCGKSFVTRSECNKHMKIHTGEKPFVCNTCGKSFAASSDCNKHIRIHTGEKPYSCTVCGKCFTLKAYLPQHMMSHTNERPFCCNTCEKTFKRKDSLNKHERLHRREAPFVQDLSSIELK, encoded by the exons ATGTTTGCAGTGAGAATGTCTTCAATCAAACCTGAACGAGAGTTGAGCAACGAGCAGGAAACTCCTGCTGAAGAAACGGTGACAGAGTTTAATGGAACCGtaaagaaggaggaagagatAAATGATTGGGACAGACTGCAGGATTTGTCCAGGACCGCATTACACCGAACTG ATGATCTACAGAATTACATTTGGAAAGAAGAGGCTCCCTTTGACCAGGAGCTCTGTAAACAGGAGACAGACTCCAGTTTGGATCAGAAGGAGCtagaacctctgcagataaaAGAAGAACATCAAGAACCAGGATATCCCTGGACTAAAGAGGAACCATTGGAGCTCTGCATAAGTAAGCAGGAAGAGCAACTTGAACTGAAGCAGGAGAATGAAGATACATCAATAGTGAGTCCAACTCATGAAGACAAGTACCACATTAAACCAGAACCAATTGTAGATCATGTTGTCTCTCAGGATTATAATCAAACTGAGCTCCAGGATTGCAAAGGAAATCCTAATAAAAACTCAGGATCACAGCAAGATGAAGggctgaaacaaaataagagtCATCAGAAAACCATGAAGCGCAACAACTGTGTTAACAATTCAAAACGCAAAAGGGACACGAAAGCTCGCACAGAAACCTCTGTGTATTCTTGTAAAATATGTGGTGAAGGTTTTAGTGAAAGTAGTAACTTGTCTCAACACTTGAAAAGTCACAAAGGTGAGAAGCGTTTTCAGTGTacatgtggaaaaggttttacaaaAGAAGGAAATTTAACAGcgcacatgagaattcacacaggtgagaagcctttttccTGTAACACTTGTGAAAAAACGttcagattaaaacatttattaaataaacacatgagAATTCACTCGGGTGTGAGGCCATTTAAATGCCTGTCCTGTGGAAAAAGCTTCATCACAAAACCGGCTTTTGCTAAACATGtcagaattcacacaggtgagaagcctttctcttgtacCATTTGTGGTAAGAGTTTTATTGACAAAGGTCATTTGACTAATCACTTGAGGACTCACACAGATGAAAAACCTTTCCCCTGTAACTCCTGTGAAAAAACTTTCAGATCTAAATATTCATTAATTGAACACATGACAGTTCACACAGGTGTGAAACCCTTTTCATGTGAGACCTGTGGACaaggatttattaaaaaacGTCAGTTAATGGTTCACATGGGAAGTCATACAGGTGTGAACCCCTATTTGTGTGTCATCTGTGGGAAAGCGTTCAGCCACAGCGGTAGTTTAAAAACTCACTTCATAACTCACACAAATGAGGAGCCATTTCATTGTGTGACGTGTGGAAAACGTTTCATAAGCAAAACGGGTTTAACAcgtcacatgagaattcacactgGTGAGAACCTTTTCAAATGTCAGTTCTGTGGAAAAGGCTTCACTCAGAAATCTTTTCTGGATGACCACGtcagaattcacacaggtgagaagcctttcacATGTGTGATTTGTCTCAAAAGTTTTGGTCGAAAAGTTAATTTGACTGATCACATGAGAAGTCACACAGATGAGAAGGTGTTTTCCTGTAATACTTGTGAAAAAAGTTACAGGTCAAAACCGTCATTgaacaaacacatgaaaattcacacaggtgagaagccttttttgTGCCACACCTGTGGAAAAAGCTTCGTTACAAGGTCTGAATGtaataaacacatgaaaattCACACGGGGGAGAAGCCTTTTGTGTGCAACacttgtggaaaaagctttGCCGCTAGCTCTGATTGCAACAAGCACAttagaattcacacaggtgagaagccttacTCTTGTACCGTTTGTGGTAAATGTTTTACTCTAAAAGCTTATTTGCCTCAACACATGATGAGTCACACAAATGAAAGGCCGTTTTGCTGTAATACCTgtgaaaaaactttcaaaagaaaagattcACTGAATAAACATGAGCGTTTACACAGGCGAGAAGCCCCTTTTGTGCAGGACCTGTCAAGCATTGAGCTAAAGtaa